GTAGCTGTATCGTGCTGCAGAATAACCTACCCATCGGGATTGTTACGGAGGAGGATATTAATTGTAAAGTCGTCGCAAAAGACCTAAAGCCAAGTGAGGTTTATGTCAGCGAGATCATGAGCACCCCCCTGATCACGATCGGGGCAGAGAAGTTAGTCGGTGATGCGGCGGCGATGATGGTGAAAAACCGTGTCCGAAGGCTCCCTGTCGTCGAGAACCAGATGGTCATCGGGATCGTGACCGTCAGGGATATCCTCACCGTAGCGGCCGAAGTGAACGAGTTGCTGGCGGACCTTATCGAGATCAACCGAGAGGAGGAATACGCCATGGGCGTCTGTGATCGGTGCGGGAAGATGTCCGACGACCTCTCACGAG
This window of the Methanoculleus thermophilus genome carries:
- a CDS encoding CBS domain-containing protein, whose protein sequence is MMNNSDTIHFETRVPVREVMRSHPTTIDVGETVARAAQSMCRDEVGSCIVLQNNLPIGIVTEEDINCKVVAKDLKPSEVYVSEIMSTPLITIGAEKLVGDAAAMMVKNRVRRLPVVENQMVIGIVTVRDILTVAAEVNELLADLIEINREEEYAMGVCDRCGKMSDDLSRVDSLMLCPTCREEEQLL